One part of the Lapillicoccus jejuensis genome encodes these proteins:
- a CDS encoding ABC transporter ATP-binding protein codes for MTQAPLAPSRVSPGGGATDGARIEVRGLTKRFGGFVAVDSLDLTVEPGRITGFLGPNGAGKTTTLRMLLGLVRPTSGTATIGGRSYQDLPVPLREVGAALEATNFHPGRTGRDHLRVLAAAAGLPTSRVDELLELVGIPAAARKRAGGYSMGMRQRLGLAAALLGDPRVLILDEPTNGLDPEGIRWLRGFLRHLSSQGKTLLVSSHLLQEVAQTVDDVVIVANGRSVAQGTVDELSGEPTVIARSPRAQELADAARRAGVRLLEPQAGDERGTVRLATGDAAAVGDLAFSAGVPLHGLVAQKADLESLYFRLTSLPSNANRNLSAPAGPGAPADAPHPTTTEGASA; via the coding sequence ATGACCCAGGCACCCCTCGCCCCCTCCCGCGTCTCCCCCGGCGGCGGCGCGACCGACGGCGCGCGCATCGAGGTCCGCGGCCTCACCAAGCGCTTCGGCGGCTTCGTGGCCGTCGACTCGCTCGACCTGACCGTCGAGCCCGGCCGGATCACCGGCTTCCTCGGCCCCAACGGCGCCGGGAAGACGACGACGCTGCGGATGCTCCTCGGGCTGGTCCGGCCCACCTCGGGCACCGCGACGATCGGCGGCCGCAGCTACCAGGACCTGCCCGTCCCCCTGCGCGAGGTCGGCGCCGCCCTCGAGGCGACCAACTTCCACCCCGGCCGCACCGGCCGCGACCACCTGCGCGTCCTCGCCGCCGCCGCCGGGCTGCCGACGTCGCGCGTGGACGAGCTGCTCGAGCTCGTCGGGATCCCGGCCGCCGCCCGCAAGCGCGCCGGCGGCTACTCGATGGGCATGCGCCAGCGGCTCGGCCTCGCCGCCGCCCTGCTCGGCGACCCGCGCGTCCTCATCCTCGACGAGCCGACCAACGGTCTCGACCCCGAGGGGATCCGCTGGCTGCGCGGCTTCCTGCGCCACCTCAGCAGCCAGGGCAAGACGCTGCTCGTCTCCAGCCACCTCCTCCAGGAGGTCGCGCAGACCGTCGACGACGTCGTCATCGTCGCCAACGGGCGCTCGGTCGCCCAGGGCACCGTCGACGAGCTGAGCGGCGAGCCGACCGTGATCGCCCGCAGCCCCCGCGCCCAGGAGCTCGCCGACGCGGCCCGCCGGGCCGGCGTCCGGCTGCTCGAGCCACAGGCCGGTGACGAGCGCGGCACCGTGCGGCTCGCCACGGGCGACGCCGCCGCCGTCGGCGACCTCGCCTTCTCGGCCGGGGTCCCGCTGCACGGCCTGGTCGCCCAGAAGGCCGACCTCGAGTCGCTCTACTTCCGGCTCACGTCGTTGCCGTCGAACGCCAACCGCAACCTCTCCGCCCCGGCGGGCCCCGGCGCCCCGGCCGACGCCCCCCACCCCACGACCACCGAAGGAGCGTCGGCATGA
- a CDS encoding ABC transporter permease produces MTRAISAELRKFLTTRMWWGMAIAIALASGGLALLFGLVLTSSSVQDQPGAATTDLQLARTVFTGGIGLVYLLTLAIGVLTIGAEYRHKTITSTFLATPHRVRVMLAKIVSLLVIGAGYGVLSILVSVGVGTAVLSAKGHDAFADPAIWRSLALALLVLGLWALIGLGAGILIPNQVAALLVAVGVAWIVEPILGAVLGLVSWGRDIVPYLPSQATSAMLGDTGNAFGGGPSDATTLSWWAGALVLMAYAAVMAGVGSALTTRRDIS; encoded by the coding sequence ATGACCCGCGCCATCTCCGCCGAGCTGCGCAAGTTCCTCACCACCCGCATGTGGTGGGGCATGGCCATCGCCATCGCCCTGGCCAGCGGCGGGCTCGCCCTGCTCTTCGGTCTCGTCCTCACCAGCTCGTCCGTGCAGGACCAGCCGGGCGCCGCCACCACCGACCTGCAGCTCGCCCGCACGGTCTTCACCGGCGGCATCGGGCTGGTCTACCTGCTCACCCTCGCCATCGGCGTGCTGACCATCGGCGCGGAGTACCGGCACAAGACGATCACCTCGACGTTCCTGGCCACCCCGCACCGGGTGCGGGTCATGCTCGCCAAGATCGTCTCGCTGCTCGTCATCGGCGCCGGGTACGGCGTCCTGTCGATCCTCGTCTCGGTCGGGGTCGGCACCGCCGTGCTGAGCGCCAAGGGGCACGACGCGTTCGCCGACCCGGCGATCTGGCGCTCGCTCGCCCTCGCCCTGCTCGTGCTCGGCCTGTGGGCCCTCATCGGCCTCGGCGCGGGGATCCTCATCCCCAACCAGGTGGCCGCCCTGCTCGTCGCCGTCGGCGTGGCCTGGATCGTCGAGCCCATCCTCGGCGCCGTCCTCGGCCTGGTGAGCTGGGGCCGCGACATCGTCCCCTACCTGCCCAGCCAGGCCACGAGCGCGATGCTCGGCGACACCGGCAACGCCTTCGGCGGGGGCCCGAGCGACGCGACGACCCTCTCCTGGTGGGCCGGGGCGCTCGTGCTCATGGCGTACGCCGCCGTCATGGCGGGGGTCGGGTCGGCGCTCACCACCCGCCGCGACATCTCCTGA
- a CDS encoding hemolysin family protein — MTEWLLVLLAVALTAGTSIFVAAEFSLVALDRPTVQQAVDEGDGRARAVLGSLRQLSTQLSGAQVGITLTTLIVGYVAEPSVGALLQGPLRSAGLPDGVVATVATTLALVLVTVFSMVFGELLPQFLGISAPLGTAKVVALPVRGFALLVRPLIVVLNGSANRFLRALGITPQEELSGARTPQELASLVRRSALQGTLEEGTARMITRGLDFGDRTASDVMTPRVRAVAVDRTTSAEEVLRTARQTGFSRFPVLGDGWDDVDGIVHVKRAIAVPQERRADVPASALMAPHVLVPETIRLDPLLLQLRAAGLQMAVVVDEYGGTAGVVTLEDLVEEIVGEVSDEHDRSGGDGQRLTDGSWSVPGLWRPDEVRDATGAVVPDGASYETVGGFLMAELGRVPVPGDEVPLEGWTLRVARMEGRRVDRVRIVPAGEPPGGPPGEPAPSRPEGEGA, encoded by the coding sequence ATGACCGAGTGGTTGCTCGTCCTCCTGGCGGTCGCGCTCACGGCGGGCACCTCGATCTTCGTCGCCGCGGAGTTCAGCCTCGTCGCGCTCGACCGCCCCACCGTCCAGCAGGCCGTCGACGAGGGGGACGGGCGGGCCCGGGCCGTCCTGGGCTCGCTGCGCCAGCTGTCCACCCAGCTCTCCGGCGCGCAGGTCGGCATCACCCTCACCACGCTCATCGTCGGGTACGTCGCCGAGCCGTCCGTGGGCGCGCTCCTCCAGGGTCCGCTCCGCAGCGCGGGTCTGCCGGACGGGGTGGTCGCGACGGTGGCCACGACGCTGGCCCTCGTCCTCGTCACCGTCTTCTCCATGGTGTTCGGCGAGCTGCTGCCGCAGTTCCTCGGCATCTCCGCGCCGCTCGGCACCGCCAAGGTCGTCGCGCTGCCCGTGCGCGGCTTCGCCCTCCTCGTCCGGCCGCTCATCGTCGTCCTCAACGGCTCCGCGAACCGCTTCCTGCGCGCGCTTGGCATCACCCCCCAGGAGGAGCTGTCCGGGGCGCGGACACCGCAGGAGCTGGCCAGCCTGGTCCGTCGCTCGGCGCTGCAGGGGACGCTGGAGGAGGGGACCGCGCGGATGATCACCCGGGGGCTCGACTTCGGCGACCGCACCGCCTCCGACGTCATGACCCCGCGGGTGCGCGCGGTCGCGGTGGACCGGACGACGTCGGCCGAGGAGGTCCTGCGCACCGCGCGGCAGACCGGCTTCTCCCGGTTCCCCGTCCTCGGCGACGGCTGGGACGACGTCGACGGCATCGTCCACGTCAAGCGGGCCATCGCCGTGCCGCAGGAGCGGCGTGCGGACGTGCCGGCCAGCGCCCTCATGGCCCCGCACGTGCTCGTCCCCGAGACCATCCGCCTCGACCCGCTGCTGCTGCAGCTGCGCGCCGCCGGCCTGCAGATGGCCGTCGTCGTCGACGAGTACGGCGGGACGGCGGGGGTGGTCACGCTCGAGGACCTCGTCGAGGAGATCGTCGGCGAGGTGAGCGACGAGCACGACCGCTCCGGCGGCGACGGCCAGCGGCTCACCGACGGCTCCTGGTCGGTGCCGGGCCTGTGGCGCCCCGACGAGGTGCGCGACGCCACCGGCGCGGTCGTGCCGGACGGGGCGTCCTACGAGACCGTGGGCGGGTTCCTCATGGCCGAGCTCGGGCGCGTCCCGGTGCCCGGCGACGAGGTCCCGCTCGAGGGCTGGACGCTGCGGGTGGCGCGGATGGAGGGTCGGCGCGTCGACCGCGTCCGCATCGTGCCGGCGGGCGAGCCGCCGGGCGGGCCGCCGGGCGAGCCGGCGCCGTCGCGACCCGAGGGGGAGGGGGCGTGA